From one Leifsonia sp. Root1293 genomic stretch:
- a CDS encoding FBP domain-containing protein — translation MRPLTDDEIRASLVNGSVDEVETLSLPIDYLLIEWDHIDFLGWRDPKAPRRGYIVVEQDGEPVGVVLRASESSMSHHRPAYCNLCHTLQPADQVSMFTARKAGEAGERGDSVGTYICADLSCTENVRLGAPLTPHEVVPDGHPEARISGLVERTNGFIGRVLG, via the coding sequence ATGCGCCCGCTGACGGACGACGAGATCCGCGCTTCACTGGTGAACGGATCTGTCGACGAGGTCGAGACGCTGAGTCTCCCCATCGACTACCTCCTCATCGAGTGGGATCACATCGACTTCCTCGGCTGGCGTGATCCGAAGGCCCCGCGACGCGGCTACATCGTGGTGGAGCAGGATGGCGAGCCCGTGGGCGTCGTGCTGCGGGCATCCGAATCGAGCATGTCGCACCATCGACCCGCGTACTGCAACCTGTGCCACACCCTGCAGCCGGCTGATCAGGTGTCGATGTTCACCGCGAGGAAGGCCGGCGAGGCGGGGGAGCGCGGTGACTCCGTCGGCACATACATCTGCGCCGATCTCTCGTGCACCGAGAACGTTCGGTTGGGGGCACCGCTGACTCCGCACGAGGTGGTGCCGGACGGTCACCCCGAGGCACGCATCTCCGGACTGGTCGAGCGCACGAACGGCTTCATCGGGCGCGTGCTCGGCTGA